taAACGCGACTCGCGGGCAGAACCGGCGAGCAACGCGTAAAGACTCAGTGCAAACAGCAGAAATATGCTCCATTAAATTAAGCATATAACATGTTTCTCACCCAAGCTAGGGAAGAAAGGCATGTCATATTTCTGAACTAACACGGCTCGCGGGTGAGGGACCGGCGAGCGACGCGCATTGAGATAAGGAGAAATACACTCACTCAgatagaaaatgtatcatgagtCTCGTCATCATGTCAAATTCAGCTAAGAGTGAGCTCGCTCTCATGCTCCCAAGTGAGAGCACGTATCCTCAACGAACGCGGTTTGCGGGGAGGACCTGGCAAATGACGCGTTCGGAGAGACGGCGTTTGAAGCAAATGGCAGCGAGAAAGtagaaaaataagctctgttCTCACCTGACAGAAGACGGCAGGGGATGAGCTGAATGCTCTCAGATGCTGAAGGCGGCACGAGGGCGGAGCGGTGAACAGCTGCAAGAGAGCGAAGATCCATGGAGCGAGGGGCTTTGCATGTGCCACAGCTGTGGTGCGGCATTGAGGCAACGCCGCCGCTGTGAAAACGGCGATTgtagctcttttagagcggcgagaGCCACTGGGAAAGCTCTTTTAGGAAGCGGTGTTAAGCCGCGGGAAATGCTCTTTAAAcggcgccggatggcggcaggagacgcgCTGAGAGGTGGCCGGAAGTGGGAAGCGGACGGCTCGAGAGCGCCGCGCCGAGGCAGCAGTGtgcgagggcgccggcgctgtctTCGTTCAGCGGTCTCAGCTCAGTCCGCAGCGGGATCCTCTTCGACAGTGGTGAGAACTTCTCCCAGGCGAGCTTCTTCCAGGCGGCAAAGGCTTCAGCCGGAAATCAGCGAAGAGCGATAtgaagtcgtcgctgaaggagagagaactgaaatcctatggcgaagcgcctgcttatatagctaccccgcccatttcggcgggaatattcgcaggctttgtcgccataggccgcgcagctatgccgcgctgtcattggttcaacaacttgtctatgaatgaaccaatgacgaagcagttacactgcgctattgaaaaaggcttcagtaacggggaacgTCATTGTTTCTTTTCGTATTACTGAcatcaagtgctgaggaagatcCAGAGCTGAAAATCAGATATGGTAAATGGCATTTCGTTTCTGACGCACTACaagtggtagaccaatcacaacagactggactGTCTAACCACTCACAGCAGAGCAGGCTTGCGGAAAGGAGGAgattagagagactgaatcatTAAATAAACcattttcagactctttgagaaaCCAGGTGATGTGAAatataaattatgagaaaattaaagtgttttttttttccttggaTGCATGAAAACCTATTGTAAGAGACACCACAACTAaattaaaaacctttaaaataacacaaaaggGGCACTTTAAGTAAATGTGGTGCTTTCTTTGAGCCAAATCAGCAGCGGAAGTACTATTTTACCTTTTATCTGTGTACATACCTGCTATTAAGTAAGGTTtgctatgattttttttacaccCTTGTGTAATGGGAGTCAAGACAATACTTTACCAGTGGTTATGATTGGTGGAGTAATGGATTGTATGGATGGGATTGTCTCTGTTGTTGTAGACGCTGATGGGATGGACTGACTTGAGGCTTCTGGTATTAGGAAAAGTTTATATCAACATcaaaaaaatttcaaaataaattactgaaAAGCATATGAGTAAATGCTTTCTTACCTACACAGTAAGCTCCGCAAAATATTGGTTTGACAAACTCATAAACATAGTAATTTCCTGGACAGGCTTTGACTCTTATAGCGTGGGAAGCATAAGTACAGCAGCCATTCCATGAGGAGACACAGACCTGACGAGTGACCACTCCATCTTTCAGCTGTGGGTGAGATCCGTTGAGCCACAGTGGGTCACTAGTGCCACATGTGTACTGATTAACACATGATTCTGGCATCTGAGCATTTTGACCATTGTAGAACAGCCTGTACCAGCCATTCCACTCCACATTAGAATCACACATGCCCAAGTTATAATGGTCAGTGGCTCTCCAAGGCTCATCCAGACTGGTATAGTTGTAGCAGGGGTCGACACTTGGGATGGAGACAGGTACTGTTGATGAAAAAATAGAAAGAGAGCATTATATAGTGAAGATTAAGTGCATCCAAGTAGAAGGAAAACTTTAAAAGGTCTGCACAGCTAATCATGTGAAAATCTACAGTACAATTCATGATAATCATGTCAAATATAAAGATGAATGTATGTACCTGCACAATATACAGGAGCTGGGATTGATAGAGTTGGCCTGGTAAACTTGTAGACATAATAATTTCCAGGACAAGCTTTAACTTGGATTGGATCAGATCTGTAGCGACTGCACTGATCATTACGGGAGCCGTAAATTTCACGAGTAACAACTCCATCTTCTAGTCGAGGATGAGAGTCACCAATCCACAGAGAACTATAACCTCCACATGACATGTAAGACACACACCATTCAGGCATCTGAGCACTTGATCCATTAATGAAGAGTCGATACCAGCCATCCCATTCTACAAGAGTGTCATCATGTCTATTTACATATCCATTCGTATACCAGTAAATGATTATGCTTCTCCAGTAGTTGTCGAGTATGCTGTAGTTTTTGCACGGGTCATAATCTGTGTTAGTGACAGATCAAAACAAGGAACTTTGTGAGGCCTAAATTGATCTATAGTAATAATCATAGAGAATTTTAGCCATTTGTACTGTACATGACATGACTCTGTAGTATGATATGAGATACATACAATGTaccattttaatctgtaatGCAGAATCATTaccaaaaaaaacagcaaattatggatatttttaatattttaattcatatATAGTGATATACTCAgtcagttctcatccaatacagtgagtgcagtcaaatcaataatatttttgaatattatatattaaattatatatactgtatacaacTTACTCAAGGTGATACTGGATCCAGTGATTATATCTGGACTCACAGTGGAAACCGGTTGTGAAATGGTGCTGATATCTAAAaagaagaaagttcaaaacataaccgaaatcatttttaaaaggttttaaagTCTTTGTTAATAAGGAGGAAAAGGCACAGTACCTGTACAATATCCAACACATCCAAATGGTGGACTCACAAGTTCATAGACATAGTAATTGCCAGGACAAGCTTTGACTCTGATGGGGTTTGAATTGTATTCACAGCAGTCTCCCAAATGATAACTACCACAGACCTCCCTGATCACCACCCCATCCTCTATTTGAGGGTGAGGATCAGTGAGCCACAGATTGATGTATGTGTTACAGGTGAATGAACTAACACAGGTCTCTGACATCCGGATGTCCATTCTGTAGTAGAAAAGCCGATACCAGCCATTCCAGGAGAAAGATTCATCACAAATGTTATTTCCACTTTCATTGTTGGCTCTCCAGGGACGATCCAGAGACTCATAGTTGTAACAGGGATCACTGCTGATGCTTTGGAAAGCAACTGTCATGGACGAAAGAGATCtttgtaaaatactgttaaaaagtttttttatatgtatttatatgaaAGACAATATAGTTTTAGCCCTGACTACAGAGACACTGATGGGtcatttcattattttgagTAATCATATCCTAACCAGTGATTTGCAGTAAAGCCCAAAATAAAGAGAGAAAcatagaaaagaaaaatgtgCCATGAATGGATCTGTATATGCAGAGCCCTGCAAGGAATGGGTAACACAATTTactaaaagtgaaaaaaaacaaaaacctgagCCTTATTTCCCTCTTGTCAGCTCTGAAGCATCATgtctcataaaacattcaaaaatgtaaatgtttgggAGAAAGAGAAGAGCAGACATATGGATAGATCtgaaaaagaacacaaaagatagCTCTATTCGGTACGGTTTTCTGTGCACACACACCCGAAGCGCAGCCGCGCACACAGAAAGTCGCCTCTTAGACAGCTTCCAAGTACTGATTTGAGCTCTCTTTCACATATTTTCATGGCTGAacggacaaatacacacaacattatgtcaaaatgtccattcTGGAGacattcggttatgtcttaagaaAACGTAAACAGTTATATCGGATGTGCATCAGTGTATTGAAGATCCtggcattcggtcttaaagtgacagcagcataaTAAACTTGCTGCCATCTGTACccttaatattaatcaaacaacaaaagacagagaaaatcactcactgctcttaaaggggctgtttacacgacaccattttcaactaaaaacagaaaacttttaatgctttttggCCATTCGTTCATATTACAATagcgttttggtggcctgaaaacgcaaacttttggaAACAGATTTCAAAgagcaagtttttgaaaacggtctccatgtaaacaacaaaTCTGTGAAAACAATTACGTCATGCACATGAGTATTAAATGTTCAGCCTATAGTGTTTCATCACCATCTAATGGCTTGGCAGGAGAATACagtatttttagtcattttcacggaTTCGTATGAATAgtgatcattttgacaatgatGTAGTCTGTACGCGGAAAACTCAAAGCAAAAACTTCTCCGTTTTAGGCAtatcattgtcgtgtaaatgtaccctaattattaattatatttaatttatacaaataaatatgtatgtttgaaaaaaaaaaatgttgttggcaaattattaaaaagaaTGCATATATCATTCATTGAAAAGAAGACCATGtgtatgactaaaactaaatcagaATTTACTGTCAAAATCAACAGTTAGAATAACAGAGTTAGGAAAGTGTTAGAGATGGGTAGGTGGGAGAGAACAACATAGTAGCCAACAGAATGGCTGATGGAATGCAAACCACTGATTATAACTCAAGCTTAATTTCATTACACAATCCACAATAACAGATGTAAAATGATCTAAAAAGTATGACAATTATTCTTGATACCAACATTCAACAAGCTCATGATATCATCACAAAAACCCCAGAGTAAAAGAATTAAgacctgttcacaccaaggacaataACGTACTTGGTTACTAACGTAaactcggttccctgagatacgtaacgagtactgcgtatggggaaaggtctcctttatccctgttactgaagcctttttcaataacgcagtgtaactgcatcatcattggttcactcatagacaagttgttgaaccaatgatggcgcggcatagctgcgcggcctatggcgacaaagcacgtgaatattcccgccgaaatgggcagggtttagggctatataagcagccgtttcgccataggatttcaggtcatcCGACTGAAGCGgcgacactgaagccgcagcctcgtggcacggcaagtatcgcagtactcgttccgtatcgcagttacgttagtaaccgagtacgttccctttcgatacttcactcgtactgcgtatggggaacgaattcaaccgcgccgtgccacggcagggaacgactggacttgtcttgggCACCGATAGGGAACCAGTggacaagtgagaaggccgAAGCCGTCGAACCCATGTTACACTTGCTCTCGCGTGAGAAATGGTATTTAGCACGTCCCCTGGGAGGTTAgcaggctcccatcgagggaccagaggtgcagagcccaaagTTCTGGCTGAGGATGCCAGATCTTCccgttcgcctgagagaggaggtcccctCTCAGGGGAATTGGCCACGGGGCTttcgtggaaagcctgaacagctccgaggaccaaacttggctcctccagagcggggccaccaggaggactctgtgtttgtcttccctgattcgcCTGATGACTTGagggatcagagcgatcgggggaaaagcgtaCAGGAGAGCGCTGGGCCAGACGTGGGCCAGCACATCTACCTCCTTCGAAAAATAAATTtggcagtgagagttgtcttttgaggcgaagaggtctatctTTGCCTTTCTGAAGAACTCCCAGATTCTGagaaccgcctgggggtggagcatccactcgtctgaggggacattgctccgagatagcatgtctgctcccaaATTCATCCTCCCGGGTATATGAGTCGCCTTGAGCGACTGAAACCTCGGTAATGCCCATTCCAACAGAtgtttcgccagagcgcataagcggctggacgaaagaccgccctggtgatttatgtatgacaccactgtcatgctgtccgactggactaagacgtggcgtCCTGTCAGATGTGCTTGAAACGCCTGAAGGGCTCAGATCACTGCcagcatctcgaggcagttgatgtgcagatggctctCCTCGTGAGACCACAAGCTGAAGGGCGGCCTGCCCTCGCAAAGAGTGCCCCAACCCGCGTTGGACGCGTCTgtcgagagcaccgtccttctggacaccgcctgtaggggtactcCTTGACTGAACCACGTAGGGTTCgtccagggtttcagagctgtCAAACAGGCTCGATTGACCCCTGAGGCGCAGGCGGCCGCGCCGCCAGGCATGAGGAGGGACCCTAAACTTCAACCAGtattgcagaggccgcatccgaagaggGCCGAGCTTCAGAACCGAgaaggcggaagccatcagccctaacatcctctggaaaaacttcagatGGAGACAGGCTTTGTTCCTGACCaaagccgcgagctgctgaataaCCAGAGTGTGCACTGGTGAGACTACAGCCATCATATGGGCTGAGTCGAgaactgcacccaggaacgttATACGCTGGATGGGGAGCAGTGAACTCTTGACGAAATTGACCCAGAGACCCAGGCACTCCATGTGGCTGAGCAACATGGATCTGTGATGTTCTAGCTCGGCTCGAGATtgggctagaatgagccagtcgtcgagatggTTGAGAACTCGGTTGAgaattcccatctgtctcagagagGAAAGAGGAAAAGAGGAAAgagttcatgcacttggtaaaagtgcgaggagctagggacagcccgaatggaaggaccgtgtattggtaagccacaccctcgaatgcgaatctcaagaatcacCTGTGATGGGgcgctatctggatgtgaaagtatgcatctttgacactccggggatggcctgcTAGGCCTTGGCCCGTGAAGCAAGGGGTTGAATGGCGCCAGGCGGCGGGCCGCTGAGAGGGGGCCCGCACACCGGCGAGTGTGGGAGAGGAAAATTGCTCTTTCTTTgagaatgtaaaatatttattgtgttcgCCATAACAACAGCGTTTTGCGTGGGCGCAACAGCAGTGGACCCTGGAAGCAGAACACAACAACTGGTTCCTGTGCCCGGAACTGAACGGGGCAAAGGGGAAAGTGGACGAaaaagcttttggggtggtccggctTCGGCGGGACTTAACCCCTTTCTCTTTTCTCCCTTGTGATCAGGAAGACTTGGGAGGCCTCGGGTCCAGCTCTATCTTAGGCCGGGGAGCCTGCCGTTGCCTCGGGAAGGAGGAGCGCCTGGCGGGTCAGACTCGGCGGCGCTGTTCCTTTGGAGCTGAAGCTGCCTGGGTGGTAGAGGGAGCAGGCTTGCTCTGCTGAACCGGCACAGTCCTGGGGCAGCTGGAAGCAGAGGTAGAGCTGGAGCGCTTAGGCAGGAAGTGTCGCATGGCCTGGGACGACTTCTGAGCCGTGGTGAAACGCTCTGTAAAGCCCTCTACGGCTGGCCCAAAGAGACCGGACAGGGAGACAGGGGCATCCAGGAAGACTGTCTTGTCTGCATCCTTGATTTCAGCCAAGTTGAGCCAAAGATGGCGCTCGAGCACGACCAGGCTTGCCATTGACCATCCGATGGCCTGGGCTGTGGCTTTCGTGGCGCGCAGGGCCAAATCCGTGGCGCTGCGAAGGTCAAGAAAGGCATGTGCATCGATTCCAGACTGTCCAGGGAGCGGAGGAGCTTGGCTTGGAACACCTGGAGTATAGCCATGGTGTGCAGTGAAGAGGCAGCTTGGCCCGCAGAGGTG
The Megalobrama amblycephala isolate DHTTF-2021 unplaced genomic scaffold, ASM1881202v1 scaffold520, whole genome shotgun sequence DNA segment above includes these coding regions:
- the LOC125261890 gene encoding oncoprotein-induced transcript 3 protein-like isoform X5; protein product: MRFLISLCVSLLLLINGRRGVNCGANQVSQMRMSCSRAEKPSGQGPATSSSDPCYDYNTLDESWRDIRQSQSSGYDDTLVERSSWYRLYLNGESAQMSEWCVSYVRCGGETSLFLNGSHPTIEDGVVTREVLGTYWNSDCGSYRSTSIVKVKACPGDYYVYEFVKPNISAPGPMYCAVAFQSISSDPCYNYESLDRPWRANNESGNNICDESFSWNGWYRLFYYRMDIRMSETCVSSFTCNTYINLWLTDPHPQIEDGVVIREVCGSYHLGDCCEYNSNPIRVKACPGNYYVYELVSPPFGCVGYCTDISTISQPVSTVSPDIITGSSITLNYDPCKNYSILDNYWRSIIIYWYTNGYVNRHDDTLVEWDGWYRLFINGSSAQMPEWCVSYMSCGGYSSLWIGDSHPRLEDGVVTREIYGSRNDQCSRYRSDPIQVKACPGNYYVYKFTRPTLSIPAPVYCAVPVSIPSVDPCYNYTSLDEPWRATDHYNLGMCDSNVEWNGWYRLFYNGQNAQMPESCVNQYTCGTSDPLWLNGSHPQLKDGVVTRQVCVSSWNGCCTYASHAIRVKACPGNYYVYEFVKPIFCGAYCVEASSQSIPSASTTTETIPSIQSITPPIITTETCESSSGSMSVSRCQLFEAGFPADVLHLNDPSCKGTVRNGRVEFHYDNDEHICGTNLMANGTHFIYDNFILGTPRSEKILKLSFSCVYPQTQMLSMNVEINPLESIVHKTLPAGEGRYRVRMIPYQDDEFTRPFTGAVDAELDQEMHVEVRVEGVDSRQFALVMDTCWATPVNDPDYRLRWDLIVSE
- the LOC125261890 gene encoding uromodulin-like isoform X4 — protein: MRFLISLCVSLLLLINGRRGVNCGANQVSQMRMSCSRAEKPSGQGPATSSSDPCYDYNTLDESWRDIRQSQSSGYDDTLVERSSWYRLYLNGESAQMSEWCVSYVRCGGETSLFLNGSHPTIEDGVVTREVLGTYWNSDCGSYRSTSIVKVKACPGDYYVYEFVKPNISAPGPMYCAVAFQSISSDPCYNYESLDRPWRANNESGNNICDESFSWNGWYRLFYYRMDIRMSETCVSSFTCNTYINLWLTDPHPQIEDGVVIREVCGSYHLGDCCEYNSNPIRVKACPGNYYVYELVSPPFGCVGYCTDISTISQPVSTVSPDIITGSSITLNYDPCKNYSILDNYWRSIIIYWYTNGYVNRHDDTLVEWDGWYRLFINGSSAQMPEWCVSYMSCGGYSSLWIGDSHPRLEDGVVTREIYGSRNDQCSRYRSDPIQVKACPGNYYVYKFTRPTLSIPAPVYCAVPVSIPSVDPCYNYTSLDEPWRATDHYNLGMCDSNVEWNGWYRLFYNGQNAQMPESCVNQYTCGTSDPLWLNGSHPQLKDGVVTRQVCVSSWNGCCTYASHAIRVKACPGNYYVYEFVKPIFCGAYCVEASSQSIPSASTTTETIPSIQSITPPIITTAMRDPCSELHCSENERCGMKNGVYGCLCKIPQPHSDSFETCESSSGSMSVSRCQLFEAGFPADVLHLNDPSCKGTVRNGRVEFHYDNDEHICGTNLMANGTHFIYDNFILGTPRSEKILKLSFSCVYPQTQMLSMNVEINPLESIVHKTLPAGEGRYRVRMIPYQDDEFTRPFTGAVDAELDQEMHVEVRVEGVDSRQFALVMDTCWATPVNDPDYRLRWDLIVSE